The genomic DNA gtagctcGGACAGAGCCACATTTTCTCAGGTTGCTCCACAGACTGACAGCAGAAAAcggaggaggagagcgagagagagaaggagagaaggagagaagggaaatGTACCGATCCAGGAGAttcaaacagcagaaacccatccTGTCTTTGCTGTTCATCAATTTAAACACAATAATTATACTCTTCATTAATCTGTAACTGAACTGggacctgctctgctctgctgagagacctgctctgctctgttgagagacctgctctgctctgctgagGGACCTGCTCTGCTGAGggacctgctctgctctgctgagGGACCAGCTCTGCTGAGggacctgctctgctctgctgagGGACCTGCTCTGTTGAGggacctgctctgctctgctgagGGACCAGCTCTGCTGAGggacctgctctgctctgctaagagacctgctctgctctgctgagACACCTGCTCTGCTGAGGGACTAGCTCTGCTGAGagacctgctctgctctgctgagACACCTGCTCTGCTGAGggacctgctctgctctgctgagAGACATGCTCTGCTGAGAGACCTGCTCTGCTCTGAGACCTGCTCTGTTGAGagacctgctctgctctgctgagAGACCTGCTCTGCTGAGagacctgctctgctctgctgagAGACCTGCTCTGCTTAGagacctgctctgctctgctgagagacctgctctgctctgctgagGGACCTGCTCTGCTGAGGGACCTGCTCTACTGAGggacctgctctgctctgttgaTGGACTTGCTCTGCTGAGGGACCTGCTCTGCAGTGCTGAgggtcctgctctgctctgctgagGAACCTGCTCTGCTCTACTGAAGGACTTGCTCTGCTCTACTGAGGGACTTGCTCTGCTGAGGAACCTGTTCTGCTGTGCTAACGGTCCTGCTCTGCTGAGGGACCTGCTCTGCTGAGGAACCTGTTCTGCTGAGGGACCTGCTCTGCTGAGAGACTTGCACTGCTCTGTTGAGGGACCTGCTCTGTTGAGGGACCTGCTCTGTTGAGGGACCTGCTCTGTTGAGGGACCTGCTCTGCTGAGGGTCCTGCTCTGCTGAGGGTCCTGCTCTGCTGAGGGACCTGCTCTGTTGAGGGACCTGCTCTGTTGAGGGACCTGCTCTGTTGAGGGACCTGCTCATTCTCCAGGACTATGGCACCACATGTGGTACATGGAGTCTCTCTTTCACAGCCCTGGTGTCTTCCTCTCTTTTTGCTCCTTCTCTCCCTATATTCCCTGACGGTGGCAGGGTTCAACCTGGATACTAGCATGACTCTGAtcaaggagggggagaaagggagctTTTTTGGATTTTCTGTAGCACTTCACCAGCAACTCACCCCAGAACCACACAGTTGGTAAGTCGACTGCAGCCGCATACAGTAGCATGACTAgcaacgtttgtgtgtgtgttttgacgtACATATTGGTATATTTTGTACATTTTCTAAATCCTTTATACACATACAATATGCATGAATCTATTTCCACTTCACGTCTTTGAAGCACTAATACAGGACCGTACTGATTGAGTAAAAAGCACTGCACTGGAATCAGTAGTTTCATTATGGGTATGTGTGTAACACTTTTCAGAGAGGAGACTGTAGTGATGAATCCAGATagatctggagaggagagagagagagagagagagagagagagagagagagagagccagagagagagagagagaggagagagattttCAGGTGGGCTGTAGTGATGAAAGCAGATAGATctcaggcaggcagagagagagagagagagagagagagagagagagggagagagagatagagagagagagagagagagagagagcgagagagagagagagagccagagagagagcgcgactgTAGTGATGAATCAGCAGATAGatctggagaagaggagagagagactgactgatttcaaaaaagcttttgactcaatttggcatgagtgTCTGCTATATAAAGTGATGAAATgcagtgttgggggaaaaacatgcGATATTATGAAATCCATGTACACATACACCAAGCGTGCGGTTAAAAACATACTTATTTAtttccaaatcaaatgtatttataaaacccttcgtacatcagctgatatctcaaagtgctgtacagaaacccagcctaaaaccccaaacagcaagcaatgcaggtgtagaagcacagtggctaggaaaaactccttagaaaggccaaaacctaggaagaaacctagagaagaaccaggctatgtggggtggccagtcctcttctggctgcgccgggtggagattataacagaacatgtccaagatgttcaaatgttcataaatgaccagcatggtcaaataataataatcacaggcagaacagttgaaacttgagcagcagcacggccaggtggactggggacagcaaggagtcatcatgccaggtagtcctgaggcatggtcctagggctcaggtcctctgagagagagaaagaaagagagaaagagagaattagagagagcatacttaaattcacacaggacaccggataggacaggagaagtactccagatataaccaactgaccctagcccccccaaactactgcagcataaatactggaggctgagacaggaggggtcaggagacactgtggccccatccgatgacacccctcggacagggccaaacaggaaggatataaccccacccactttgccaaagcacagcccccacaccactagagggatatcttcaaccaccaacttccACATGGCCGTGGGTTGAGACAGGGGTGAAGCTTGAGCCCCACCCTTtcaaaatatactgtatattaatgaatTAGCGAAGGCATTAGAACAACCTGCAGCtcctggcctcaccctactagaatctgaagtcaaatgtctgttttctgatgatctggtgcttctgtccccaaccaaggagggcctacagcaccACCTAggtcttctgcacagattctgtcagacttgggccccgacagtaaatctcagtaagtcAAAAAATAATTGTTGTTGtttcaaaaaaggtccagttgtcaGGACCACAAATAGAAATTCcttctagacacc from Oncorhynchus keta strain PuntledgeMale-10-30-2019 chromosome 10, Oket_V2, whole genome shotgun sequence includes the following:
- the LOC127932071 gene encoding uncharacterized protein DKFZp434B061-like → MLVSRLNPATVREYRERRSKKRGRHQGCERETPCTTCGAIVLENEQVPQQSRSLNRAGPSTEQVPQQSRSLNRAGPSTEQCKSLSRAGPSAEQVPQQSRSLSRAGPLAQQNRFLSRASPSVEQSKSFSRAEQVPQQSRAGPSALQSRSLSRASPSTEQSRSLSRAGPSAEQVPQQSRAGLSAEQSRSLSRAGLSAEQSRSLSRAGLSAEQSRSLSRAGVSAEQSRSLSRASPSAEQVSQQSRAGLLAEQSRSLSRAGPSAEQSRSLNRAGPSAEQSRSLSRAGPSAEQSRSLSRAGPSAEQSRSLNRAEQVSQQSRAGPSSVTD